GAATGTTTCGTCCCCAACCTTCTCACGAATGCGATTTCCGATATCTTCTGCTTCTTTTCAAGTCTTCAATCACCTTTTTACCTTCTTCTAATTTACCAGCTGCTTCAGCTACTTTAAGGTGATCTTCCTTCCAATCTCCCCCTACCTCTACAACAACAGTAGGAATTGTCTCAGCTAACGCATCATATAGTGGCTTGTATCGATCACTGATAATTAGTAAATCAGGGTTAAGCTTTACAATTTCTTCCGTATTTATTTCATCTGCATATGGAAGTGCAGTGACACCAGCTAATTCTTCTGTTAAATGTGGTGGGAATTCATTGTCATATGCCATAACAGCATGTGGTTTAACGCCAACAGATACGAGTGAACCTTCCCATGAAACATGTGATAGTAACACAATTTTCTCCGGATCCATCGGTACTTCTGCCTCACCGTATAAGTGCTTAACCGTTCTTGTCTCCTCTACTTGCTCTTCTTGCTCTGTCTCGACTTCCTCTGTTGCTTGATCTTCCTCTTTATTCTCTTCTGCATTAGAAGCTGTTTTTTCTCCACTACCGCATGCTGTTAATACAAGTAAAAGCAGCATTACCATCATGCTCCATGAAGCGAATTTCTTTGTCATGAGCCTTCCTCCTAATTGATAATGAATTTCATTTATGATGATAACAATTATCAATTAAAGCGAACATGGACAATTCATCCTTTTTACATGGACAAAATATACAACTTATAAAACTATGACATTAATCTTGAAGTTTTAAAGCTTGAGCTAAATTGTAGGAGCATATGCTTCCTGCCTATTGGTCCCCAAGGATCCCATTCATGGCTTTTGGGATAGTAGATTTCTCTATTTTTAACAGCTTTTATGTTTTTCCATTCTTTTGATTGAACCACTTTCCATACATCTTTTTCATGACTCCAAAGGATTAGCAGCTTGTCAATATTTAACGCAGCAAGATCTTCTACTGTGAGTACTCGGTATCCACTAGTTGGCAAATCAGGATGAGGCTCAAAGCCCAGCTTTTGGTAAAGTAGATCAAAGCAAGCATGATCACTGTGACCATAAAGACGGATTTCATTTTGTCTGATCCATATAACCGCCCAGTTCCCTTTTCTCGTCAAAGGACAGAGTTCATCCTTCACTTTTGACTCCAAGCAACAAATCTCATGCTCGATCTTATCAACCATATTCTCTTTTCCAAGTAAGCTTGCAATCTCGCGAAAGTAGGCATTCCATTCTGTTTTCAATGAAATATGCTGTACTTTTTGCTGATGTGATAGCAACACAGCTTGTACTTCTCCATTATGTAAAGGAGTTTTAAAAATTCGATCTGGCTGTGATTGAAGAATGTCTTCTGGTTTAAACATCTTTTCTGCATTTAGTAGACGTGTTCCTTGTAAATGATGTTCAAGATGACTCGGTAGCCCGTTACTTGACGGATAAACAGATGGGTAGAATGGGGCCGCTACAGGCTGTATGCCTAATGCTAGTAAATGATCTTGTAAAAACATTTGACTCACAACCGCAATTCTTTCTTTTGATTTTTTCATAAAAACGGTTGGAGCCTCTCCTACTTTTTGTTTAAAAAGACGACTAAAATAAAATTCATCCTGTAACCCAATCTTCATCGCAACATCTTTTGTTGTAATGCCCTTATTTTGAAGCATAAGCGCCTTTGCTGTTTGAATTCTTTCCTCAATTAAAAACTCTTTGGGCGACATTCCTACCCGCTTTTTAAACGCACGCGCAAAAGAATTTGGAGTCATATTTACTTTTTCAGCTAGTGTTGCAACCGAATATGGACTTGCTACATTCTTTCGAATCAATTCCATCGTTTCCTCGATCTGATCCACTTCTGCATAATCAGTTAAAAAAGATAAAATAGTCCAAATCGCTGATTGAAACCTACATTGAGCCGACAACGACTCCCCTTTTTGTAAACGAATGGCTTCATCCCACAGCGAAACCATTTTTGCTGGCAATTGGTCAGCAAGGCGAATCGACAATATATTAGAAAGTTCTTTTACTTTCTTATCCCATGACAGCTTATAAACAGTTAAAAGCTCCGGGGCAGTGGATAGGAATTGACAGTCTTCTGTTAAGAAATAACTTTTCCCTTCCTTAAGAGGTTCCTGCTCTCCATTTCTCACGATAAACCCGTGACCTGAAGCAATGTAAATAAGGCTAATATGCCCGTTCATGACGTGGATGAATTCCATACCTCCATCACGGATTTTCATCATATCTAACTTAAAATGATGAAGCTTAGTCAAAAGTAAATCTGTCATAAAAGCACCTTCCTTATTTTTGAAAAAGAATTGACAAACTGAATGTAACAATAGTAGATTAATAGACAATTACGACAGTAAATGAAAATGATAATCATTTACACGAAAAATAAAAGGAATGATTACGATGAAAAACCATTCAATGACTGAATTACCATGTGATTCACCATCTCAATCTGTGAAGAAAAATAACGCAACAGCACTGAGTTTATTTGGTTTGCTTTTCATTTTTATTAGCTTAATTATATCCATTGGTCTTGGAGCAGTTCTGATAAAACCTTCTGTTATCATTGATTCTTTTTTTCGTTTCAAAATGGAAATATTGAGCATCAGCTTATCCGGGAAATACGCATTCCACGTGCTTTAACAGCCGCTTTAATTGGGGCAACACTTGCTGTTGCAGGAACAATCATGCAAGGACTTACACGAAATCCCCTTGCAGATCCATCAATTATTGGTATTACACATGGTTCAGGATTAGCCATCGCAATTTCTCTTGCGTTTGTGGGATCTGGATCTTATTGGGTTCTTCTTCTTTGGTCATTTGCAGGATCAGCGATTGGTGCATTCTGTGTTTTAGCTTTTTCGATGATATCAAGAGATCGAATCTCTCCTGTAACACTTACTTTAGCAGGAGCTGCCTTGAGTACACTTTTTAGTGCCTTATCAACTGGTATTGCGCTTTATTTTCAAGTATCCCAAGACCTTAGCTTTTGGTTTGCAGGTGGGTTATCAGGAACAAAATGGCTTCATGTTTTTATTCTCCTTCCCACCGTAATCATTGGCTTAACACTTGCTTTATGGATAAGTCGTTCGCTAACGATTTTAGCTATGGGAGAAGAAGTCGCTACAGGACTCGGACAATCTTATCAAAAAGTTCGTTGGATCGGATTGATTAGTGTTATTTTACTGTCAGGTGCTGCTGTTTCAATTGCAGGTAGTATCGGCTTTATCGGACTTGTGATTCCACATGTAATTCGTTTGCTTGTTGGTCCCGATTATCGTTTATTGCTGCCGCTTAGCGCGATTGCCGGGGCCTTTCTTCTTGTTGTCGCAGACATCGGCGCCCGAATGATCAACCCACCATTTGAAACACCTGTTAGTGCGGTTACTGCCCTTGTCGGGGTACCATTTTTCCTTTATCTATCACGTCAGAAAAGGGGGTATATGTAATGGATTGGAAAGAAGCATTTCTTCAATCAAGATTATGGTTATTCCTACTTATGTTCTTGATTTTCAGTGTTTTTATTGTCAGTCTCTCAACTGGTGTTTTACCCATATCACTCAAAGAAATTTTTGCAACTATTTTAGGAAATGGAACTCCTCAGCAAGAGCTTGTTTTGTATCAATTAAGATTACCGCGAATGATTATTGCTATGTTAATTGGAGCAGGGCTAGCGCTATCAGGAGCGATTCTTCAAGGCTTATCACGTAATTCATTAGCTGATCCTGGAATACTAGGAATAAATGCAGGAGCAGGATTAGCTGTAGTGTGTTGTATTTTCATATTTGGGCAATCAAAGAGCAGTATTCTTTCTTCTACTTTTTTCTACCTGTTTTCGCGTTTGTAGGCGCTTTACTCATTGCACTCTTAATCTATAGCTTTTCATGGAAGAACGGAATTGACCCTGGACGTCTCCTTCTTATGGGACTTGGCTTTAATGCCCTATGTGGGGCATTATTAATTATTTTTCAACTAAAAATGGACCCCAAAGATTTTCAAGCGGCAACTATATGGCTAACAGGAAGCATTTGGGGAGCACAATGGCCGTATGTATGGGCTTTGCTACCTTGGATTTCAATTTTAATTCCGATCTCTTTTTTAAAAGCAAGATCAATGAATCTGCTTCAGTTTAGTGAAGCTGTTCCACATGTTCTTGGTCTAAAGGTTGAGTCTGAGCGCCGATTTTTATTAATTCTTTCAGCAGCTTTAGCTGGAGCATGCGTAGCTGTTGGTGGTGGCATAGCATTTATTGGGCTATTGGCTCCTCACCTTGCCCGTCGACTATGTGGAGCAAATTATTTCAGCCTTTTACCTTTATCTGCTTTAATCGGTGCCCTACTTTTACTTGTTGCTGATATGATTGGGAAAAATCTCTTAGCACCGGCTGATATTCCAGTCGGTATTGTGATCTCTGTTATCGGAGCTCCCTATTTAATTTATATGTTACTTACTAGAAAGGGAACTGGCTTGAAAAGCTAACTAAGGAGATCGCTCATCAGATTATAAGCGATCTCTTTCTCCCTTTATGGGCTTGTATATTCTTTCTGTCCGAGCACATAGTATAAATCTTGACAACTATCTAAAATGAATGAAGGAGAAGGTTTGCCACGATTTTCACGGTGGCCAGCTAGATGAATCTCACTTGTTTCCCATGCCTTCCAAGCACTTTCTGATTCCCAACGAATGAGAATCATCACTTCTTCATTACCTTTTCGTTGTTTTTTCTTGCTAACACTCATATCAATAAAGCCCGGTTGCTTCTCAATGATTCCCTCCCCTGCAAAACGCTCTACCATCTTCTCCGCATGACCCTCTGTAACAGTGATTGATTTTTTCTGAATAAAAATGGTACATCTCCTCCTTAATCATTGTGTGATCTTCTGTTATTATAAATAATAATGATAATCAATTTCAATAAGAGGATGAGTGATTAGTAAAATATATACATATGAAATGTAAAATTCTACGAGAATGTGAGGCTTCTTACTTATGAGAAAAAATAGAAATGTGTGGATTCTGCTAACAGGTGAATTTGTAGCAGGATTTGGATTATGGCTGGGTATTATCGGTGATCTTGAGTTTATGCAGGATAAGGTATCTTCTGATTTCTTAAAATCTCTTATTCTTGTAGCTGGTATTTTTGCAGGAATTATCGCTGGTCCACTTGCGGGAAAGATTACAGACCAATATAACAAGAAAACTATCATGCTTTACTCTGGCATTGCACGACTCATCAGTGTAGCTTTTATGTTTATCGCGATCGAAACAGGCTCTGTTTGGTGGATGATTGCGTTTCTTATTGCTATTAATCTTTCAGCAGCCTTCTATTTCCCAGCATTGCAAGCAACTCTCCCTCTTGTTGTGGAGAAAAAAGATTTGTTGCAGCTTAACGGAATCCATACAAATGTTTCTACTCTATCCCGCATTCTAGGTACAGCCGCTGCTGGGATTTTCTTAAGTGTAATGTCACTTTGGACGCTTTATTTGTTGGCGTTTATCTCTTATGTTGTTCTTTTTATTCTTACATGCTTCTTAAAAGTAGATGAACAAAAGGGTAAAGCTCAAAGCATTAAAGAAGATGCTGCTTCAAATGGACAAGGATTTAAAGAGGTGTTTCCTCTTATAAAAGGTCAGCCTCTTGTCCTCATGACACTTGTTTTAACGATCGTACCGATTCTGTTTATTGGGGGCTTTAATCTGATCATTATCGCGATAAGTGAAATTCAAAACAATCCCTCAGTAAAAGCCTGGCTATATGCTGCAGAAGGAATTTCCTTTATGCTCGGTGCTTTTTTCGTTAAAAGATATGGGAACAAGTCTCCATATGCTACGTTATTGTTCTTTTCAACTATAATCGGGATTTCTCAACTAGTCCTCTATTTTACAAACATGCCGATTATAACAGTTGTAGCGTTTATTTTATTCGGCTTTTCAGTAGGTACTTTCTTTCCAACTGCAGCGACAATCTTTCAGACAAATGTTCCGAGTGATTTTCATGGTCGATTTTTCTCTTTCAGGGGAATGTTTGACGATTTCACCTATCAAATCGTTTTAGTCGCAACAGGACTTTTATTAGATATCATCGGATTTCAACAGATGACTGTGATCTTTGGTGTGTTGTCACTCCTGATTACGGGTTGTTTTTATATGAAGTTTAGGAATGGGAATAGAGAGAATTCTTTGTTTGAAGAAGCTGGGTGATGTAGGTTAGTTGAAATCTATTAAATAAAAAGGGAAACGATTTAGTCGCTTCCCTTCTTCTCTAATACTCAAACCAATTGTTTGCAATCGTCTTTTTGTACCAATAAAAACTATCTTTTTTCGTTCTTTCTAGAGTGTTGTAATCAACATGTACAATCCCAAATCTTTTGCTATAGCCTTCTGCCCATTCAAAGTTATCCATTAAAGACCATACAAAATAGCCTTAATATTTACTCCAGATTCTATCGCTTGACTTAATGCGGTTAAATGCTGTTGTAAGTATTTAATTCTTCGGTCATCTCCGACTTTACCATTAACAGGTTCATCATTGTAACATGCACCATTTTCCGTAATATAAATCGGTACATCGCCATATCTTTTCGTAATGTGCGTCAGCACTTTAAAAAATCCCTCAGGATAAACCGGCCAATCAATATCCGTTCTTTCATAGCCCATTTCAATATATTCAAAGTCAAATAAACCTGTATTTTCTTTATAACGCGCGATATGACCTGTGTAATAATTAATCCCAAGAAAGTCAATAGGCTGGTTAATATCATCTAAATCTCCGGATTGGATATGAAGTTCAACCCCTTTTTTCCTAAACCATTCGACCATAAACTGCGGATATTCTCCCTTAAATACCGGGTCCATAAACCATTCCACATAATGACCAATGTCACGTTGACATGCATCGAGATCCTCTTGTTGATCACTAAAAGGATCTAGCCATGTGGTGTTTGGTGCAAAGCCAATTTGTCCATCTATCTCTAATTCTCTAAATTTTTTCACTGCTCGACCATGGGCAACTAGTAGGTGATGAGAGATATCAGTAGCTAGCTGAAGATCTTGATTTCCAGGTGCATGTGCTCCGATATGATTGGATAGAAAAGAAATACACCATGGCTCATTTAATGTAATCCAGTATTTAATTTTCCCTTTAAATTCACGAAACATCGTTTCTGCATATTGAACGAATGCATCAATGGTTTCTCTGTTTGCCCAACCGCCTTGATCTTGAAGGGCTTGTGGAAGATCCCAGTGATAGAGTGTACACATTGGCTCGATTCCATTTTCTATTAGCTTATCAACAAAATCATGGTAAAATTCTAATCCTTTTGGGTTTATGTCTCCCTTACCATTTGGATAAATACGTGGCCATGCAACAGAGAAGCGGTAGTAATCGATCCCAAGATCTTTCATGATTCTAATATCTTCTTCGTATCTATGATAGGAATCACATGCAATATCGCCGTTGTCACCACCTTTTACTTTTCCAGGTGTATGGGAGAATGTATCCCATATTGATGGTCCACGCCCGTCTTCGTTTGCTGCACCTTCAATTTGGTAGGATGCTGTTGCGGTTCCCCATTTCATGTCTTTAGGGAATTGAATGATTGCCATATTTATTGCCTCCATTATATTGAATGTTAGAAAGTATAGGGTTAACCCTTTTTATTGGGACGTTTCATTGCGCTGCAGACACAAGATTCCCCGGGGCGTGCGGTGAGCCTCCTCGGCGTAAACGGCTGCGGGGTCTAACCTGTCCCGCTGCTCCCGCAGGCGTCAAGTGTCTTCCGCTCCATTACACTATCGTTTTAAAACTAGTAGCATAAAATGTTAGAAAACCAACATTTGCCCAAAACTTAAAAGAACAATTAATTAAAGAACAACCGTAAATCTTTCAACACCATGTTCTGGTATAAGTTTTATTCCTAGTTCAGTAGATTTAATCTTTACAGAGTCAGCTCTACTTATTTCTGTGATTCCACGTAATAAAAGTGACCATGGTTTTCCTACAGTTTCAGAGATATTAATTGTTAGTTCATTTTCATTACGGGTTGCTGATACTGCTAGTTCTGCTTGTGATTTAGGGTTTCGCACAGTGGCTGTTGCTGTTTTACCGTCTTCGAGTTGGAAGAGGTGCAGTTCGGCATTGTTGGCGTAGTCATAATCAGCTTTGTTATCAATTGAACCGAACGCAATGAGTGAATTAGGACGAGCATATAATGGAAGACTTAAGTAGCCATGATTTTCAGTTCTCCATTCTCCTCCGTCTATTACTTCATTTGATAATAGATGCGTCCATTTTCCTTTTGGAAGATAAAATGATACATCTCCTTCTTCGTTAAATATTGGGTACAAGTAATGAGTCACCAAACATATATTGTCTATCCAATGTTTCGACAGCTGGATCGTTTTGGAACTCAAGTAGCATGGCTCTCATCATTGGAAGCCCTAGCTTTGCTGAATCATTAGCTGAATCAAAGATATATGGCATTAAGGTTGATTTTAACTTTGTGAAAAATCTCGTGACTTCGACAGCTTCTTCATCATATGCCCAAGGAACACGATAGGATTTACTACCATGCAAACGGCTATGACTTGAAAGAAGACCAAATGCTACCCAGCGTTTAAATAAATCAGCAGGAGCTGTACTTTCAAATCCACCGATGTCATGACTCCAGAAACCAAAACCTGTTAAACCAAGTGACAATCCTCCTCGAATGCTTTCAGCCATTGATTCATAGGTAGCATCACAATCACCACCCCAGTGAACCGGGAATTGCTGACCTCCTGCTGTTGCTGAACGAGCGAATAAGGAAACTTCCCCTTCTCCAAGCTTTTCTTTTAATACATCAAAAACAACCTTGTTGTATAAGAATGTATAGTAATTATGCATTTTGTCAGGATTCGAACCATCAAAGTAAACAACGTCAGTCGGGATTCTTTCGCCGAAATCGGTTTTAAAAGAATCTACCCCCATATCTACTAATCTTCTAAGATGACTAGCATACCACTCACATGCTGCAGGGTTAGTAAAATCAACGATTCCCATACCTGGCTGCCATTTATCCCATTGCCATACATCTCCATTAGGGCGTTTAATTAAATAGCCATTTTGAACGGCCTCGTCAAAAAGCTTTGATTCCTGAGCAATATAAGGGTTGATCCATACGCAAATTTTTAATCCTTTTTCTTTCATTCGTTTTAGCATTCCATCAGGATCTGGAAACATGCTTCGATCCCATTCAAAGTCGGTCCAATTTAATGCTTCCATCCAGAAA
This Metabacillus endolithicus DNA region includes the following protein-coding sequences:
- a CDS encoding helix-turn-helix domain-containing protein gives rise to the protein MTDLLLTKLHHFKLDMMKIRDGGMEFIHVMNGHISLIYIASGHGFIVRNGEQEPLKEGKSYFLTEDCQFLSTAPELLTVYKLSWDKKVKELSNILSIRLADQLPAKMVSLWDEAIRLQKGESLSAQCRFQSAIWTILSFLTDYAEVDQIEETMELIRKNVASPYSVATLAEKVNMTPNSFARAFKKRVGMSPKEFLIEERIQTAKALMLQNKGITTKDVAMKIGLQDEFYFSRLFKQKVGEAPTVFMKKSKERIAVVSQMFLQDHLLALGIQPVAAPFYPSVYPSSNGLPSHLEHHLQGTRLLNAEKMFKPEDILQSQPDRIFKTPLHNGEVQAVLLSHQQKVQHISLKTEWNAYFREIASLLGKENMVDKIEHEICCLESKVKDELCPLTRKGNWAVIWIRQNEIRLYGHSDHACFDLLYQKLGFEPHPDLPTSGYRVLTVEDLAALNIDKLLILWSHEKDVWKVVQSKEWKNIKAVKNREIYYPKSHEWDPWGPIGRKHMLLQFSSSFKTSRLMS
- a CDS encoding antibiotic biosynthesis monooxygenase family protein, which translates into the protein MFIQKKSITVTEGHAEKMVERFAGEGIIEKQPGFIDMSVSKKKQRKGNEEVMILIRWESESAWKAWETSEIHLAGHRENRGKPSPSFILDSCQDLYYVLGQKEYTSP
- a CDS encoding MFS transporter yields the protein MRKNRNVWILLTGEFVAGFGLWLGIIGDLEFMQDKVSSDFLKSLILVAGIFAGIIAGPLAGKITDQYNKKTIMLYSGIARLISVAFMFIAIETGSVWWMIAFLIAINLSAAFYFPALQATLPLVVEKKDLLQLNGIHTNVSTLSRILGTAAAGIFLSVMSLWTLYLLAFISYVVLFILTCFLKVDEQKGKAQSIKEDAASNGQGFKEVFPLIKGQPLVLMTLVLTIVPILFIGGFNLIIIAISEIQNNPSVKAWLYAAEGISFMLGAFFVKRYGNKSPYATLLFFSTIIGISQLVLYFTNMPIITVVAFILFGFSVGTFFPTAATIFQTNVPSDFHGRFFSFRGMFDDFTYQIVLVATGLLLDIIGFQQMTVIFGVLSLLITGCFYMKFRNGNRENSLFEEAG